The Blochmannia endosymbiont of Camponotus sp. genome includes a window with the following:
- the tkt gene encoding transketolase — MFTNKILANAIRILSIDAIQQANSGHPGCPMGMADIAEVLWRDYMNHNPNNPNWINRDRFVLSNGHGSMLLYSILHLTGYSVFIEDLKNFRQLNSKTPGHPEYGHTDGVEVTTGPLGQGLANAVGLAIAERTLAAQFNRMEFNIIDHYTYVFLGDGCMMEGISHEVCSLAGTMKLNKLIMFYDNNGISIDGDITEWFTDDTAMRFESYGWNVIRNINGHNRDSIKIAIDQAKSILNKPSLLICDTIIAFGSPNKSGKHSAHGAPLGQEEVAATRKILNWNEPPFFIPKKIYKLWNAKIIGQEKEDAWKKLFCQYTRTYPDLAKELIRRIERKLPNDWHKKTQKFIENLQINPKNIATRQASQIIIESFSKKLPELFGGSADLTPSNLTTWSQSSSIMKNTAGNYIHYGVREFGMTAIANGIANYGAFLPYTATFLTFVEYARNAVRMAALMNSHHVMIYTHDSIGLGEDGPTHQPIEQLSNLRMTPNLTVWRPCDQVETAVAWKSAIEHRGPTALILSRQNLIQQERTSTQINNISRGGYVLKDCQGIPELIIIATGSEIILAINSYRRLTNEGYKVRVVSLPSTDIFDQQDASYREYVLPHTITNRLAIEASSSDYWYKYVGLCGEIIGMNTFGKSAPPNQLFEFFNFTVDYVIEKSYKLLNKFINK; from the coding sequence ATGTTCACAAATAAAATATTAGCTAATGCTATACGTATACTAAGCATAGATGCTATACAACAGGCTAATTCCGGACACCCTGGTTGTCCTATGGGTATGGCTGATATTGCAGAAGTACTATGGAGGGATTACATGAACCATAATCCAAACAATCCAAATTGGATTAATCGAGATAGATTTGTTCTATCTAATGGACACGGATCAATGTTATTGTATAGTATACTACATTTGACTGGATATTCCGTATTTATAGAAGATCTAAAAAATTTTAGACAGTTAAATTCTAAAACACCTGGACATCCAGAATATGGACATACTGATGGAGTCGAAGTTACAACAGGACCGTTAGGGCAAGGATTAGCTAATGCTGTAGGATTAGCAATTGCTGAACGAACACTAGCAGCTCAATTTAATCGTATGGAGTTTAATATCATTGATCACTATACTTATGTATTTTTAGGAGACGGGTGCATGATGGAGGGTATTTCTCATGAAGTTTGCTCATTAGCTGGAACTATGAAACTAAATAAATTGATTATGTTCTATGACAACAATGGTATTTCTATAGATGGTGATATAACAGAATGGTTCACGGATGATACTGCTATGCGATTTGAATCCTATGGATGGAATGTAATACGTAATATAAACGGACATAATAGAGATTCTATTAAAATTGCAATTGATCAAGCTAAATCCATATTAAATAAACCATCATTATTAATATGTGACACTATTATTGCTTTTGGATCGCCAAATAAAAGCGGCAAACACAGTGCACATGGCGCTCCGCTAGGACAAGAAGAAGTAGCTGCTACTCGAAAAATACTGAATTGGAATGAACCTCCATTTTTTATACCTAAAAAAATATATAAATTATGGAACGCTAAAATAATAGGTCAAGAAAAAGAAGATGCTTGGAAGAAATTATTTTGTCAATACACCCGTACTTATCCTGATTTAGCAAAAGAATTAATAAGACGAATAGAGCGAAAATTACCTAATGATTGGCACAAAAAAACACAAAAATTTATTGAAAACTTACAAATAAACCCTAAAAATATTGCTACACGTCAAGCTTCTCAAATTATAATTGAATCCTTTTCCAAAAAACTACCAGAGCTTTTTGGCGGATCTGCAGATTTAACACCCAGCAATTTAACAACTTGGTCACAATCTTCTTCTATCATGAAAAATACTGCTGGAAATTATATTCATTACGGTGTACGAGAATTCGGTATGACTGCAATTGCTAACGGTATTGCTAATTATGGAGCTTTTTTGCCCTATACCGCTACATTTTTAACATTTGTTGAATACGCACGTAACGCAGTTCGCATGGCGGCATTAATGAATAGTCATCATGTTATGATTTATACTCATGATTCTATTGGATTAGGAGAAGATGGTCCGACTCATCAGCCGATAGAACAATTATCAAATTTGCGTATGACCCCAAATTTAACAGTATGGCGCCCTTGTGATCAAGTAGAAACAGCAGTGGCTTGGAAATCTGCAATTGAACACCGTGGCCCGACTGCACTAATTTTATCTAGACAAAATCTTATACAACAAGAACGCACATCAACACAAATTAACAATATTTCTCGAGGAGGATACGTTCTTAAAGATTGCCAAGGCATACCTGAGTTAATTATAATTGCTACCGGGTCAGAAATAATACTAGCGATAAACTCATATCGCCGCTTAACCAATGAAGGATATAAAGTACGAGTTGTTTCCTTACCTTCTACTGACATATTTGATCAACAAGATGCATCATACCGTGAATACGTATTGCCTCATACAATAACTAATAGATTAGCTATTGAGGCTAGTAGTAGTGATTATTGGTATAAATATGTTGGATTATGTGGTGAAATAATAGGTATGAATACATTTGGAAAATCAGCCCCACCAAATCAACTATTTGAATTTTTTAACTTTACTGTCGATTATGTAATCGAAAAATCATATAAATTATTAAATAAATTTATTAATAAATAA
- the dapE gene encoding succinyl-diaminopimelate desuccinylase produces MNCSTLEILAQQLIKQPSVCPRNNNCHEIIIDYLQKLNFNIELMQFDDTLNIWAYHGDKKHNTLLFLGHTDVVDPGNLHSWNYPPFSGLIHDNVLYGRGAVDMKGALAAMLVASDNFINKHPNYQGRLAFLITSDEEGTGINGTTKVVESLMIRNEHIDYCIVGEPSSQHQIGDVIKNGRRGSLTGKLKIYGSQGHVAYPQFSKNPIHLVIPILSKLLNTTWDQEKNVFFPPTTIQITNIYTDNNNNNIIPHTVTLDFNFRFNNKSSVEDIKKCIKKILEYHSLTYDINWKLSAEPYFSNPGKLTNVVVNVIKYYQKFEPCLETTGGTSDGRFIAKMGAEVIELGACNHTIHKVNEYIDLADLKLLSSIYQKIIENILLYQQ; encoded by the coding sequence ATGAATTGTTCTACATTAGAAATATTGGCTCAACAATTAATTAAACAACCATCGGTATGCCCAAGAAATAATAATTGCCATGAAATAATTATAGATTATTTACAAAAATTAAATTTTAACATAGAACTCATGCAATTTGATGATACTTTGAATATTTGGGCGTATCATGGAGACAAAAAACATAACACATTATTATTTCTTGGGCATACCGATGTGGTAGATCCTGGAAACCTACACTCCTGGAATTATCCCCCATTCTCAGGATTAATACATGATAATGTGTTGTACGGACGGGGTGCGGTAGATATGAAAGGTGCGTTAGCTGCTATGTTAGTTGCTTCCGATAATTTTATAAACAAACATCCTAATTATCAAGGCCGACTAGCATTTCTTATTACCTCTGATGAAGAAGGAACTGGAATCAATGGAACTACAAAAGTTGTAGAATCTTTAATGATACGCAACGAACATATAGATTATTGCATAGTAGGCGAACCATCAAGTCAACATCAAATAGGGGATGTTATAAAAAATGGAAGACGTGGTTCACTTACAGGAAAATTAAAAATATACGGATCACAAGGGCATGTCGCGTACCCCCAATTTTCAAAAAACCCAATACATTTAGTTATTCCAATATTATCAAAGCTTTTAAATACTACATGGGATCAAGAAAAGAATGTATTCTTCCCCCCTACTACTATACAAATTACTAATATTTATACGGACAATAACAATAATAATATTATACCTCATACAGTTACATTAGACTTTAATTTTCGCTTTAATAATAAATCTTCTGTTGAAGATATTAAAAAATGTATAAAAAAAATACTTGAATATCATTCTTTAACTTATGATATTAATTGGAAACTTTCTGCAGAACCTTATTTTAGCAATCCAGGGAAACTAACTAATGTTGTAGTCAATGTTATTAAATATTATCAAAAATTTGAACCTTGTTTAGAAACTACAGGGGGCACTTCTGATGGACGTTTCATAGCTAAAATGGGAGCAGAAGTTATAGAATTAGGTGCATGTAATCATACTATCCACAAAGTTAATGAATATATTGATTTAGCAGATCTAAAATTACTTAGTTCTATATATCAAAAAATAATAGAAAATATACTACTATATCAACAATAA